A segment of the Deltaproteobacteria bacterium genome:
GCCTTCGTGCCGAAGCCGCCGGTAGGAGTGCGATCGTTCGACATGTCCTTCGTCCTAGGCGGCGGTGCGCTTCGAGATGTAGTCGATGAGGTCGATCTTGGTCAGCAGGCCCGTGAGCTTGTCGCCGTCGCGCACCACGGCCACGAGCCCCTGGGCCAGGATGTCGTGGAGCTTGCTCACCGGCGCGGTGGAGAGGATCACGCCGTTCAGCGGCTGCATGACCGTTTCCACCGGGGACTGCTTGGTCGCGCGTCCTTCGAGGAGCGCGTCGAGGAGGTCCAGCTCGTGGAGCATGCCCACGGGGCGGCCCGCCGCGTCCACCACGGGCATCTGGCTGAACGAGCGCTCCTTGAGCGTCGCGATGGCCTGCCCCACTCCCATCCCGGTCGACGCGGTGAGCAGAGTCTGGTCGGCCTTGCCCGCGAGCACGTCGGCCACGGTGCCGAAGGTCTCCGGCCGCGCCATGAAGCCGTTATCGATCATCCACTCGTCGGAGTAGAACTTGGAGATGTAGCTCTTCCCACCGTCGGGGAGCACGACCACCACCGTCTTGCCCTTGCCGAGCTCCTTGGCCACCTGCACCGCCACGTGCACCGCCGCGCCCGAGGAGCCGCCCGCGAAGAGCCCCTCCTGGCGGGCCAGCTTTCGCGCCGCCACGAAGGACTGCTTGTCGTCGATCTGGCGGATATCGTCGATGACGGACATGTCGAGCGCGCCGCAGATCATGTCCTCGCCGATCCCCTCCACTTTGTAGACGTGGGGCTTGGACATCTGGCCGGTTTTGAAGAGGCTGTGAAAGACGCTCCCCACCGGGTCGGCGGCGACGTTCTGCACCTTGGGATTCTTCTCCTTGAGGTACTTGCCGGCGCCGCTCATCGTGCCGCCCGTGCCGATGCCGGCCACGAAGACGTCGATCTTGCCTTCGGTGTCCTCCCAGATCTCGGGGCCGGTGCTGCGGTAGTGGGCCTCGATGTTCAGCTTGTTGTGGTACTGGTTCAGGTAGAAGGAACCCGGCGTCTCGCGGGCGATGCGCTTGGCCGTCTCGTAGTAGCTGTCGGGGGAGTCGGCGGGGACGTTGGTCGGCGTGACCACCACCTCGGCGCCCATGGCCTTGAGCGTGTTCACCTTCTCGGTGGACATCTTGTCGGGGATCGTGAAAACGCAGCGAAAGCCGTTCACCGCGGCCCAGAGCGCGATTCCGGCGCCGGTGTTTCCGGAGGTGTTCTCGACGATCGTGCCCCCCTGCTTGAGCTGCCCGGTCTGCACCGCCTTGGCGAGGATGTGCATGGCCATGCGGTCCTTCACGCTGCCGCCGGGGTTCAGGTACTCGCACTTGGCGAGCACGGTGGCGTCCTCGGGTCCCACCAGCTTGCGCAGGCGGACCAGCGGGGTGCGTCCAACAGCCTCGAGAATGGTTTCGAAAACGCGCATCGGGGGCTCCTCGTTTCGGCGTCTCTCATTAGATCAATCGCCCGCAAAAGACAATCGCCGCTGCGTGGGGCGCCAGAGTCGGAGGACGAGCTATTCGCTAGCGTTCCGGGAGCTGCATAGCCGCGAACGGCTCGACGTGCGCCGCGTTTTTCCCCGCGGCCTTCACGCGATACATGAGCTGGTCGGCCGCCGTGATGATCGCGTCGACGCTATCGGGTGGCGCATCGAAGGTGACGGCGCCGATGCTGCACGAGACAGGCCAGGAGCTCGCGGCCATGGCCTCCGCGACGCCCGTCCCGAGCCTTCGCAGCAGTCGGCGCGCGCCGGCGACGTCGGTCTCGGGCAGGAGCAGGGCGAACTCGTCGCCGCCCAGGCGGGCCACGGTGTCCGTTGCGCGCGTGGCCGCGCGCATGGCGTTCGCCGCTTCGAGGAGCGCCAGGTCTCCGACGGTGTGGCCGTAACGGTCGTTGACCTCCTTGAAGTTGTCGAGGTCGACGAAGGCGAGCGTCACGGGACGGGGATAGCGCTGCTGGCGGCCGAGCTCCGCCGTCGCGATCTCGTAAAAAGCGCGGGCGTTCAAGAGCCCCGTGAGGGGATCCGTGCGGGCCAGGCGGCGCTCGGTCGCCCTGCTTCGCTGCAGGAACACCACGAGGAAGACCACCACGGCGAAGGCCAGCAGGTGCGCCACGGCGTTGAAGGCCCAGGCCCAGGCCGGGAAGTTCTGACCAGCCAGCAGATGTGAGCCGGCCCAGGCCGCCAGGGCCAGCAGCGCCACGATGAGTCCTGCAGCCAGGCCCAGCTTCCAGGCGGTCAGCGCAACCGGCACGACGTAGAGCGGGTAGAGGCGCAACTCGACGCCCATCACGTGGTCGAGTAGCCCCGTGGCTCCGATCATCAGCAGGCAGGTCGCCAGGACCGTCGCCGCGCCTCCCCGCGGCTCAGTGAACGCCGGAGGGGGGTCAGAGAGACCCGTGGTCACAGCTCGCGCGGCTGCGTGTGGCGTCGGGGCGCTCACGGCGTCCGACCTCAGTAGCGACAGACCGCGCCCACCGGTGAGCCACGAAGGAGGACGCTCCTGGCGATCTCGAAGACCACTCCCCCCTTCAGCAACGTCAGCTCGCAGAGGTCATCGATGATGTCGCCGTCCTCGGTGTCTCGCTGCTCCTGCTTCTCGTGCATGACGAGCTCTCCGGTGTCGGGATCGACGCGTCCCCAGACGACGGCGTGGTGGCGACGTCGCTGCCCTCATTCGAGCGTTTGGACCGATGCCGTGATGCTCGTCTGAAACGCCCGAAGCCGGCCGTCGCTCTCCCTAATGGTGTTTCGCCGAGACGGCCTTTGGCTCCTCACCCTGGCCCGCGTAGGCCTCGACAAAGGCCTCCTTCGCCGCGTGGGAGGCCTCCTGGACAGCCTGCGGGAAATGACCAACTTTGCCCCGCGTGCGCGTGACGAAGGAACGAACGCGCGCGCGGTTATCGGCCTGGGCCAGGTAAGCGACCGCGGCGCCTGCCAGCGCCCCACCGGCGAACATCAGCAAGAGCGAGGTCCCACTGTAGCCCGCCCGACCATTGCTCGACTGTCCATTCATTCCTTCACTTGTCATGGCGAACGCTCCTTTTGCGCTGGAGCTGACGGCTCCGTTGCGGCCGATATTCCGTTTCCCCCCGCAGGGTCTTCGGCTTCTGCCGCCGGCTCGCGGAGCGCGCGGACGAGCGCGACCACGGCGGGTCCAACGGCGGCACCGATGGACGACATGATGCGGATCGAATCCTTGATCTGGGCGGCCGCGTGGGCGACCTCCTTGACCTCGGCGATGGTCTCGTTCAGTGCGACCACGGTGGTGGACACCTCGGCCAGAGTCTGTTCGCCGCGGCTACCCATGGTCTTGAGAAACCTTTGCCCAGCGCGCAGGGTGGCGAACAGCTGCAAGCTAACCGGGATCCACATCCCGACGAAAACCGAGGCCACCACCAACAGCGCGATCTGCCAGCTTTGCATGCCCATCGCTCCCCTCTTCGGACTGAGCCACCCTCGATGGAGGCAGTGGCAAGACCTGGACCGCGGCGCGAGAGCACGTGGAGGCCCAAGGCCCCGGCGGTCAAGACGCGCTCAATCGCACCAGATAGCCGTTCTTCAGCAGGATCGACGCCAAGGTTCGGCGCCGCAGCCGTTGCAATCTGCGGGCAGGAGCCGGCATTCCGCACGAGCTCCTCCCCGGCAACGCCATGGGCCCCCGGGGCCGCGAGGCCGAGACGCC
Coding sequences within it:
- a CDS encoding pyridoxal-phosphate dependent enzyme; the protein is MRVFETILEAVGRTPLVRLRKLVGPEDATVLAKCEYLNPGGSVKDRMAMHILAKAVQTGQLKQGGTIVENTSGNTGAGIALWAAVNGFRCVFTIPDKMSTEKVNTLKAMGAEVVVTPTNVPADSPDSYYETAKRIARETPGSFYLNQYHNKLNIEAHYRSTGPEIWEDTEGKIDVFVAGIGTGGTMSGAGKYLKEKNPKVQNVAADPVGSVFHSLFKTGQMSKPHVYKVEGIGEDMICGALDMSVIDDIRQIDDKQSFVAARKLARQEGLFAGGSSGAAVHVAVQVAKELGKGKTVVVVLPDGGKSYISKFYSDEWMIDNGFMARPETFGTVADVLAGKADQTLLTASTGMGVGQAIATLKERSFSQMPVVDAAGRPVGMLHELDLLDALLEGRATKQSPVETVMQPLNGVILSTAPVSKLHDILAQGLVAVVRDGDKLTGLLTKIDLIDYISKRTAA
- a CDS encoding GGDEF domain-containing protein, giving the protein MIGATGLLDHVMGVELRLYPLYVVPVALTAWKLGLAAGLIVALLALAAWAGSHLLAGQNFPAWAWAFNAVAHLLAFAVVVFLVVFLQRSRATERRLARTDPLTGLLNARAFYEIATAELGRQQRYPRPVTLAFVDLDNFKEVNDRYGHTVGDLALLEAANAMRAATRATDTVARLGGDEFALLLPETDVAGARRLLRRLGTGVAEAMAASSWPVSCSIGAVTFDAPPDSVDAIITAADQLMYRVKAAGKNAAHVEPFAAMQLPER